The genomic region TGGTGCTGCAGACGCTCGGCGCCGAGCCGGTGCAGGTGTAGCCCGTCTCCACCGTGCAGGTGCTGGAGCAGCCGTCGCCGTTGGTGGTGTTGTGGTCGTCGCACTGCTCGGTGCCGGCCTTGATGCCGTCGCCGCAGGTGGTGCTGCAGGTGCTCGGCGCGCCGGAGCAGGTGAAGCCGGTCTCGGTCTGGCAGGTGCTGGAGCAGCCGTCACCGTTGGTGGTGTTGTGGTCGTCGCACTGCTCGGTGCCCTCGATGATGCCGTCGCCGCACTTCTGGCAGACGCTGGGCGAGCCGTTGCAGGTCCAGCCCGACTCGATGGTGCAGGTGGCGCTGCAGCCGTCGCCCGGGGTGGTGTCGCCGTCGTCGCACTGCTCGCTGCCCGCGATGATGCCGTCGCCGCAGACCGGGGCGCAGGTGCTCGGCGAGCCGGAGCAGGAGTAGCCGGTCTCGATCTGGCAGCTGCTGGAGCAGCCGTCGCCGCTCACGGTGTTGTGGTCGTCGCAGGTCTCGCCGGCCTCGATGATGCCGTTGCCGCAGGTGCTGGAGGTGCACTTGTGGGTGGAGAGGTTGCAGGAGAGCGAGGGCAGGCAGTCCACGTTGCTGGCGCAACCCACGCCGCTGCCGCAGTCGTACGCCAGGCCACCGATCAGGGTGCCGCCGTTGTTGACCGTGATGTGGCTGGCCGGCGAGGTGGACTTGCCGATGGTGGTGTTGCCGAACGCGCCCGGCGTGTTGTTGGTCACCGTCACCGTGGAGCCGCTCGCCGACGCGGTCATGCCCAGCGAGGTGGCGCCGTTGATGGCCGCCGCGGTCTTGGTGGCCACGGTGCTGGAGCTGTCGCCGGCGCCGCTCGAGGCGATCTGGATGGCCACGTTGGGCGAGGTCACCGTGCCGCCGCTGCCGCCGTTGGTGATGGTGAACTCGAAGGTCACCGAGGTGCCCAGGCCGTTGTTCAGCGTGAACGTCTCGTGGTTGCTGAGCGAGCTCTGCTTCACCACGCCGAAGCTGCCCGAGGCCTTGGTCGGGTTCTGGACCGCGCCGCAGCTGCTGCTGCAGCTGCCGCAGCCGGTGTTGTTGAAGTCGTCGCAGGCCTCGCTGCCCGCCTTGGTGCCGTCGCCGCAGATGGTGCTGCACGAGGAGGGCGAGCCGGAGCAGGTGTAGCCCGACTCGATCTGACAGGTGCTGGAGCAGCCGTCGCCGTTGGCGGTGTTGTGGTCGTCGCACTGCTCACTGCCGACCTTGATGCCGTCGCCGCAGACGGCGGAGCAGGTGCTGGGCGCCGAGCCGGTGCAGGTGTAGCCGGACTCCACGGTGCAGGTGGCGCTGCAGCCGTCGCCGCTGACGTTGTTGCCGTCGTCGCACTGCTCGGTGCCGGCCTTGATGCCGTCGCCGCAGGAGCCGGCGTGGCAGCTGCCCGGGCCCGAGCCGTTGCAGGTCCAGCCCGTCTGCACGGTGCAGGTGCTGGTGCAGCCGTTGCCGGTGCCGTTCAGGCCGGGGCCGGTGCCCAGGTCGCACTGCTCGGTGCCGGCCTTGATGCCGTCGCCGCAGGAGGCGGCGCCGCACACGCTGGGCGCCGTGCCGGTGCACACCCAGCCGTTGTCCACGACGCAGCCGGTGCAGCCGTCGTTGGCGGTGGCGTTGCCGTCGTCGCAGGCCTCGCTGCCGGCCTTGATGCCGTCGCCGCAGGAGGCCGCGCTGCACACGCTGGGGTTGGTGCCCGTGCAGGTCCAGCCCGACTGGACGCCGCAGGTGCTCGAGCAGCCGTGGTTGGTGCCGTTGCCGCTCACGCCCGAGCCCTCGTCGCACTGCTCGCCGCCCGCGACCTTCCCGTCGCCGCAGGTGGTGTGGCAGAAGCTGGGCGAGCCCGAGCAGGTGTAGCCGAAGTCGACGCTGCAGCTGGTGCAGCCGTCGTTGGCGGTGGCGTTGCCGTCGTCGCAGTTCTCGTGGTTCGAGCCCGTGGAGTCCACGAAGCCGTCGCCGCAGACGTTGGTCTTGCAGGAGGGCAGGCAGTCACCGCTGGCGCTGTTGCTGCCCCCGTTGTCGCACTGCTCGCCCGAGGGCACGTTCCAGATGCCGTCGCCGCAGCGGGGGATGGTGCAGTTCAGGTTGCAGGTGGCGGTGTTGCCCGCGTCGGGGCCGCCGGTGTCGCACTCCTCGCCGGCCTGGCTGTTCACGTAGTAGTCGCCGCAGTGGCTGAACTGGCAGAAGCGGGTGCAGCCCGAGCTGTCCACCGCGCCGGTGTTGTCGCACTGCTCGCCGGCCTGCGGGTTCACGTAGCCGTCGCCGCAGCGGGCGAGGGTGCAGTCCTTGTTGCAGGTGGCGGAGTCGCCGTTGATGTCCTGGACCTGGCCGCCCGGGTCGCACTGCTCGCCGTCGAAGGTGTCGACCACGCCGTCGCCGCAGGCAGCAGACTGGCAGGTGGCCGAGCAGGTGTCGCCCGGGGTGCCGTTGAGCGGGCCGTGGTCGCAGTTCTCGCCGGCCGCGGGGTTCACGATGCCGTCGCCGCAGCTGGAGATGGTGCAGAAGGTGGTGCAGCCGGAGGTGGGCAGGGTGCCGCCCGGATCGCACTGCTCGGTGCCGCCGTCGGGGAACACCGCGTGCAGCGTGTTCAGGATGCCGTCGCCGCAGGTGGCGGTGGTGCAGTTCGGGTTGCAGGTGGGGAGCTCGCCGGCGTCGCCGGGGTCGCACTGCTCGGCGCCGCCGTCGGGGTAGGCGTCGACGTGGCCGTTGCCGCAGCCCTCGAGCTTGCAGGTCGAGGAGCAGCCGTCGCCGTCGATGGTGTTGCCGTCATCGCACTGCTCGCCGTCGGCGGGGTTGAGGATGCCGTCGCCGCAGGAGGTGAAGGTGCAGAACTGGGTGCAGCCGGGGTGGGTGGGGCCGTTGCTCGCCGTGGGCAGCACGCCGCCCGGGTCGCACTGCTCGGTGCCGCCGTCGGGGAAGACCGGGTCGAGCACGTTGAGGAAGCCGTCGCCGCAGCGCGCGGTGGTGCAGTCGGAGTTGCAGGTGGGCGTCTCGCCGGCGTCGCCGGGGTCGCACTGCTCACCGCCGCCGTCGGGGTAGCGGTCGAGCACGCCGTTGCCGCAGCCTTCCTTCTTGCAGTCGCGGCTGCAGCCGTCGCCGTCGATGTTGTTGCCGTCGTCGCACTGCTCGCCCGCGGAGGCATTGCGGATGCCGTCGCCACAGCTGGAGAGGGTGCAGTCGGCGTTGCACTGCGGGGTCTCCGGGGCCGGGCCCGGGTCGCACTGCTCGAAGGCCGTGCCGCCGTCGGTCTCCACGATGTGCGACGGGTTCACGATGCCGTCGCCGCAGGTGGCGAAGGTGCAGTTCGAGTTGCACTGGTCGGTGGGGAGCACCGAGCCGCCGTCGAGGGGCGGGTCGCACTGCTCGCCGCCGCCGTCGCCGTAGGTGTCGAGCTTGCCGTTGCCGCAACCTTCGATGTGGCAGTTGCTGTCGCAGCCGTCGCCGCTCACGGTGTTGCCGTCGTCGCAGGTCTCGCCGCGGTCCTGCTCGACGATGCCGTCGCCGCAGATCTCGACCTGGCAGGTGGTGGAGCAGTGG from Deltaproteobacteria bacterium harbors:
- a CDS encoding DUF4215 domain-containing protein; its protein translation is MNRPYATTLRRTLPAGLLGLALGILAAAQTAGCVKPTSVSCPSGLVCPEGKICAKNADVCIEASANGAACGNGVIDPGEVCDDGNIVSGDGCSSDCKSDETCGNGIVDTAKQEQCDDGNTQPGDGCSASCKIEKCGNGTIDPGEDCDDGNLNNGDGCSSTCKFENCGNGIQDKYADGGQEPCDDGPGNPATKTGNGQDGHCSTTCQVEICGDGIVEQDRGETCDDGNTVSGDGCDSNCHIEGCGNGKLDTYGDGGGEQCDPPLDGGSVLPTDQCNSNCTFATCGDGIVNPSHIVETDGGTAFEQCDPGPAPETPQCNADCTLSSCGDGIRNASAGEQCDDGNNIDGDGCSRDCKKEGCGNGVLDRYPDGGGEQCDPGDAGETPTCNSDCTTARCGDGFLNVLDPVFPDGGTEQCDPGGVLPTASNGPTHPGCTQFCTFTSCGDGILNPADGEQCDDGNTIDGDGCSSTCKLEGCGNGHVDAYPDGGAEQCDPGDAGELPTCNPNCTTATCGDGILNTLHAVFPDGGTEQCDPGGTLPTSGCTTFCTISSCGDGIVNPAAGENCDHGPLNGTPGDTCSATCQSAACGDGVVDTFDGEQCDPGGQVQDINGDSATCNKDCTLARCGDGYVNPQAGEQCDNTGAVDSSGCTRFCQFSHCGDYYVNSQAGEECDTGGPDAGNTATCNLNCTIPRCGDGIWNVPSGEQCDNGGSNSASGDCLPSCKTNVCGDGFVDSTGSNHENCDDGNATANDGCTSCSVDFGYTCSGSPSFCHTTCGDGKVAGGEQCDEGSGVSGNGTNHGCSSTCGVQSGWTCTGTNPSVCSAASCGDGIKAGSEACDDGNATANDGCTGCVVDNGWVCTGTAPSVCGAASCGDGIKAGTEQCDLGTGPGLNGTGNGCTSTCTVQTGWTCNGSGPGSCHAGSCGDGIKAGTEQCDDGNNVSGDGCSATCTVESGYTCTGSAPSTCSAVCGDGIKVGSEQCDDHNTANGDGCSSTCQIESGYTCSGSPSSCSTICGDGTKAGSEACDDFNNTGCGSCSSSCGAVQNPTKASGSFGVVKQSSLSNHETFTLNNGLGTSVTFEFTITNGGSGGTVTSPNVAIQIASSGAGDSSSTVATKTAAAINGATSLGMTASASGSTVTVTNNTPGAFGNTTIGKSTSPASHITVNNGGTLIGGLAYDCGSGVGCASNVDCLPSLSCNLSTHKCTSSTCGNGIIEAGETCDDHNTVSGDGCSSSCQIETGYSCSGSPSTCAPVCGDGIIAGSEQCDDGDTTPGDGCSATCTIESGWTCNGSPSVCQKCGDGIIEGTEQCDDHNTTNGDGCSSTCQTETGFTCSGAPSTCSTTCGDGIKAGTEQCDDHNTTNGDGCSSTCTVETGYTCTGSAPSVCST